The following are from one region of the Nicotiana tabacum cultivar K326 chromosome 3, ASM71507v2, whole genome shotgun sequence genome:
- the LOC107812121 gene encoding uncharacterized protein LOC107812121 has product METPSSTTRRVTRSQALATANSANKIPLSKKIEESDKKAVTQSRQRTGKQSALIDITNDSPIVGLAMGNLETPSSEMSKKRTNVQAKHCTTPGSGEALLRGQVKTLLQKVEEQAVISKISLQNGPFLHLKGIVNSPMGFLAPTPANTPLMDLSVNELPVVTASPVEDKFAISQIMNEMFEEEKRGSLETEKSYITRSLLLDFSEKSEESSVCSSVVSYQGGEAESKENDDNSSIWSIQVNASTKDDEEDEEEGGLEEEEEEYDDDNYDENEEDGDLVDELCEAISKINVNAKFEGKHTRFVYNSEDEIEGVEEEDSAASPGVLHLKGLPTPKGKHLRFPEENE; this is encoded by the exons ATGGAGACTCCATCATCAACAACAAGAAGAGTGACAAGATCACAAGCCTTGGCTACTGCTAACAGTGCTAACAAGATCCCTCTGTCAA AGAAAATTGAAGAATCTGATAAGAAAGCAGTTACACAATCAAGACAAAGAACTGGGAAACAATCAGCATTGATTGACATAACAAATGATTCCCCCATTGTTGGCTTAGCTATGGGAAATTTGGAGACCCCATCTTCTGAGATGTCCAAGAAAAGAACTAATGTCCAAGCCAAACACTGCACTACTCCTGGATCTGGGGAAGCTTTGTTGAGGGGCCAAGTTAAGACTTTGTTGCAAAAAGTTGAAGAACAAGCCGTGATCTCGAAAATTTCATTGCAAAATGGGCCTTTTCTTCATCTCAAAGGCATTGTCAATTCTCCTATGGGTTTTCTTGCCCCAACTCCGGCAAACACTCCTCTTATGGATCTCTCTGTCAATGAGTTGCCTGTTGTTACCGCTTCCCCTGTCGAGGACAAGTTTGCCATTTCTCAG ATAATGAATGAGATGTTTGAGGAGGAAAAGCGGGGGAGTCTTGAAACTGAGAAGAGTTACATAACAAGATCTCTGCTACTTGATTTTTCTGAAAAATCAGAAGAATCATCAGTGTGTTCCTCTGTGGTGTCATACCAAGGAGGTGAGGCTGAAAGTAAAGAGAATGACGACAATTCATCTATATGGTCAATTCAAGTGAATGCAAGTACtaaagatgatgaagaagatgaggaagaaggaggacttgaagaagaagaagaagaatatgatGATGATAACTATGATGAAAATGAAGAAGATGGAGATTTAGTTGATGAACTGTGTGAAGCAATTAGCAAGATTAACGTGAATGCAAAATTTGAGGGAAAGCACACTCGTTTTGTGTACAACAGTGAAGATGagattgaaggagttgaagaggAGGATTCTGCTGCTTCGCCAGGTGTCTTGCATTTGAAAGGATTGCCAACT